The Micromonospora sp. NBC_00421 DNA window GCGGTACCGCTCTGGACCAGCCGAAGGGTGTCGTCGGCCGACGGGACCAGCTCGACGGTGCCGGTGACCGGCACGAAGAACTCCTCCCTGGTGTCCCGCCGCCGGGCGATGACGTCGAGCTTGGACTGCTTGATCCGGCTGGTCGCGTCCCGCAGTTCGGCCGGCACGTCGTCCACCGGCACCACCAGCAGCCGCTGCTCGCCGTCGGCGGTGAGGGTGAGCGGGCGGTCGCCGAAGCACAGCTCGGCGGAGAGGGTGACGGTCAGGGCGGCGCCGTCCCGCTCGACCTGCTGCACGGTGGGCACGGCCCGGACGGCCGCCTCCCACTGGGCGAGCCGGCGCAGGTCCGCCGTGCGGCCCTGCTCGATGAGCCGGGTGATGATCCGTTGCAGCGGGGGCAGACCGGCGGCGACGCCCGGGGCGAACCGGTCCCGGATCACCCGCTGTGCCTCGCCGACCAACTGGTCGGCCCAGTCGGCGGGCGCGTCGAGCAGCCGCCGGCCGCGTACCCGGGCCACCATCTCGTTGCGCAGCCAACGCCGGTGCAGCCGGTCCCGCAGGGGGCCGGGCTCGGTGTGCGCGTCGACGATGTCCAGCGCCTCGCGCAGGTTGACGAAGTAGCCCGCCGGCTCCAACGCGGTGGCCGTGACGTTGCCGGCGTCGACCCGTCGCTGGTGGTGGTAGCAGACGTAGTCGGCCAGCACGCAGGTGCGCCGGGACAGGAAGTAGGCCCGGGTGACCAGGACGTGGTCCTCCAGCCGCCGCTTGCCCTCCGGGAAGCGCAGGTCGTGTTCGACCAGAAGGGAGCGGCGGAACAACTTGTGCGCGGTGAGGCTGTCGATCAGGGGCGTGTTCGCCAGGGTCGCGTCGAACCGGTTACGCCGGAACAGCTCACGCGGCACCGAACGGCGGTGCCCGGCCATCTTGCCGACCACCAGGTCCGCGTCGTGCGCGGTCGCGCAGGCGTACAGGCGCTCCAGGGCTTCCTCGCCGAACCAGTCGTCGTCGTCGGCGAAGAAGACGTACTCGCCGCGGGCGTGGTCGACACCGAGGTTACGGGGCCGCGACGGCCAGCCGGAGTTGTCGATGTGCAGCACCCGGAAGTGCGGGTGGGCGGCGGCCAGCTCGTCGAGCCGGGCACCTGTCGAGTCGGTCGAACCGTCGTCGACGAACATGACCTCGAACTCGCCGGCCGGCAGCGACTGGTTCAGCAACGAGGTGACGAGTTTCTCGATGTGCGGCCCGGAGTTGTACGCCGGGACCACGACGGTCACCTTGGGAGCATTCGTACTGGCGGTCATGGCTCTTCCTGAGGCGGTCCGCGAGCCGGCGCGGGGATGCGCCCAACCGTGCGGACGGGCACCCGTAAGCGGGGCGTTCCGTCGCCGACATGGCCCGTTCAGTTTGCGGACTTTACGCGACCGCGGGCGCTGACGCAGGCCCCGAACCGGGTGATTTCTCGATCCCCGGCATGGCGGCGGTGGGCGACCCGGCCCCGCCTGGAACACCACCCTCGACAGTGGCCCGAACCACACTCCGCCCGGTGTCCCACCCAACCGGGGTCGCCCGCACGACGGCTCCGAGCCACCGCACGACGGCCTCCGAGGTGAGCAGGCGCGGCGGCTTCGACATGAGCTGCGCGGGCGAGGCGCCGACGTCGGCCGGTACGGCGGAGCGTTCCGGGTGCCCGACGGGACGAATCCCCGACAGCGGGCCCGGCATGGGAGACCGCTACGCAGGGTAAACCGAGATCATGGCACCGCTTCTCACCTCGCCGCCCCCGCCTCAGGCCACCGAGTTGCGCCGGTGGGAGCTGGCCGATCCCGCCGGCCTGCGTGCCCTCCGCGCCTCCCTGCACGAGGCCCTCACCGGTGAGCAGCTTCTCGACGGTCAGAGCTTGGACGAGGTGCCGGAGCTGATCGTCCTGGTCGCCACCGAGCTGGCCACCAATGCCCTCAAACACGGCATTCCGCCCACGGTTGTCCGGCTGCTCACCATCGACGAGTCGCTCATCCTCGACGTCGCCGACCACGACATCAGCACCATCCCCGAGTTGGCCGACACCCGACCGATGGGGGCCGGTGGCCGGGG harbors:
- a CDS encoding glycosyltransferase family A protein — translated: MTASTNAPKVTVVVPAYNSGPHIEKLVTSLLNQSLPAGEFEVMFVDDGSTDSTGARLDELAAAHPHFRVLHIDNSGWPSRPRNLGVDHARGEYVFFADDDDWFGEEALERLYACATAHDADLVVGKMAGHRRSVPRELFRRNRFDATLANTPLIDSLTAHKLFRRSLLVEHDLRFPEGKRRLEDHVLVTRAYFLSRRTCVLADYVCYHHQRRVDAGNVTATALEPAGYFVNLREALDIVDAHTEPGPLRDRLHRRWLRNEMVARVRGRRLLDAPADWADQLVGEAQRVIRDRFAPGVAAGLPPLQRIITRLIEQGRTADLRRLAQWEAAVRAVPTVQQVERDGAALTVTLSAELCFGDRPLTLTADGEQRLLVVPVDDVPAELRDATSRIKQSKLDVIARRRDTREEFFVPVTGTVELVPSADDTLRLVQSGTARLDVGALNGGRSRGTWDLKARVTCCGWTEDAVLPVAFRCAADGARPVVVPHLDSLRFRLRRAVARRVPESIRRAIRR
- a CDS encoding ATP-binding protein; this translates as MAPLLTSPPPPQATELRRWELADPAGLRALRASLHEALTGEQLLDGQSLDEVPELIVLVATELATNALKHGIPPTVVRLLTIDESLILDVADHDISTIPELADTRPMGAGGRGLQIAMAVSLEVGWYATDRTKNIWASFPRR